The sequence below is a genomic window from Coffea arabica cultivar ET-39 chromosome 8e, Coffea Arabica ET-39 HiFi, whole genome shotgun sequence.
GTTTCTATGTGAACAAAAGTGGCAGCTGTAAACCACACTATTTTCAATCGAAAGACTACGTTTCTTGCGCCTTcgctttggatttggttttaTCTTCTCAATCCGAACCGTACAATTATAGCCAGGTTGAAGAATAGATTCACACCTGTAGAAAAATTACAATGGTAATCAAAACATTAGACACGCAGATGAATGTTTGTATTATAATCCACCACCATGGTGGTAACAACATTAAGCTTGTACTGCAGTATCTCCTTTGCTTCTATACAATCAAGAAAAATGGTGTTGCAAGAATCGATCTTTAGTAGCAAAGAGCCAGAAGGAACCATCCAGGCAGTGAAAACATCTAGAAATATGGGTGAGCATCGTTGCATCAGCCATCTGCATAAAGGGTTATATTAGGACTTCATTCTACATCTATGCTTCCTTACTTCACTTTCTTGCTCTAGATGAGGGCAACTAGATAATAACTTGGGCCAATGAGTGTTGTACTCAGACCTATATGTCAGTTTTAGGAATGATATTACTTCCAAAACAATTCGTTGCACTAGAAATACCAGTTAATCTTCGAGTCATGAAATTCACTAGCTACTCCTAGATAGAAGCACAAACAAAATATGTTTATCCGAAACATCAAGCATGTTTGAGGAGATTGGTTTCACGGAAGTATTTTCCCAAAATACGGTAAGACGGCCTTCTATAAGCTACTAGAGCAAATTCTACAAGAACGTTGTGTGTAAAAACTTGATTGTCCAAGACAATTTACTCCATTACAGAGAAGAGGTCATAATCTGATAGACATACACGTAATTTAACTGTACCGCATCACAAACCAAAGCCTTTAAGCCTCTAAAATTCCTAGGAACTAATCATGGAAGCACTAAATCAAACTCAAAAACGTTACTACTGAAATAGAACACAACAACTCTAATACAACCAAATAGGACTTGTATCGAACATGTAGAATACACCACAAGTAGAAAGCACAAAACAATaggaaaaaagggaagaatTTAGGGGACCTCTGGCAGGAGAACAATGAAGGGTCAGGAGGAACACCCAAGGCTTCAGCAGTGGCAGCCAAGCGGTA
It includes:
- the LOC113704229 gene encoding uncharacterized protein isoform X2, whose amino-acid sequence is MGKKNNSSTAAAAAISSQPHLQQAPSGTMREESSGKKQSSVNPKSMLKLDHLKNLAIWATAEASVSSLGAFFGYRLAATAEALGVPPDPSLFSCQRWLMQRCSPIFLDVFTAWMVPSGSLLLKIDSCNTIFLDCIEAKEILQYKLNVVTTMVVDYNTNIHLRV